Sequence from the Pogoniulus pusillus isolate bPogPus1 chromosome 16, bPogPus1.pri, whole genome shotgun sequence genome:
CACAATAATACTTCCTGCAGCTCTAAGTTGGGAAGCTAGAGGAGGTGCAAGCACGTGCTGGAGAAGAATTCACTGTTCTCTCAGGAGACTGGAGAAATgagctggggaaaaaataaataggaTGAAACTCAGTAGGAAGCAAAGTACTGCAAGTAGGAGATGGACCAGctatggcagggcagggcagggctcggctcagcagctccagagaagagAGGTGGGTTGCAAGCCAAGTTCAGGTTAATCACTTCATGTTATTGCAGGCAAAGTCATCCGTGAAGGCACAAAGAAGAGCAGGACCACGTTATCTGCTGCTGACaaagctgcaggctcagcactgtGCGAGAAGCAAGGAGCAGGACAGACAGCACCTAAACCAGAAGGTGCAGAAGTAACCAGAGGAACTGGGGCTGGGCATCCCAGAGAAGAAAAACGGTGAACAACTTGTACTGGTTTTCCAGCCAGAAACATCAGGGCTGACCTCAGCATCTGGGAAATCTTTTCTTGAGGGTGACCAAGCCCTGAGAAGGACACCATGGCTCCATCCCTGTCCCCCCAAAAAACCTGCAAGACCtctcacaggctgctgctgctttgaggcAGGATGAGCTCAGTGACATCTTGAGAAGCCTTCTGGTCTTCCTACAAGGCAGCCCTGCCACCAGCCCTCCTGGCAGACACGGTGGGCATAAGCACTTGACGCCTCCTCAGCCACTCTCTTGTGACAGCCCAAAAATCACCTCCAGCCACTAAGTCGTGCAGCACCTCCCTCACTCACCTCCCCACTCGCCCATTTGTAGGCTGCAGACAAGTTGTCGCCCATTCATCAGCCACCTCCAATTAGCAGTCTGCTAACAGCATGTCCCAGGTCCCCTCACACCACAAAACCTCCTCGTCCAGCATCACCTGCCGCCAATTTGGGatggagggctgagcagagccaaacATTGGCACCAGGGCACCCAGACTGGGCAGCTCtcagcatggcagggaggcgATGCTTTGGCCAGCAGTGGCCTTCAGGTGGCCCTGATCATGCAGGCAAGATgccagaggagaagaggagctggTGGTGGGAAGGCGCAGTGGTGCCTGCCTTATCAGCACTGAGCAGGTGCAGACCAAAGCCTGAAGACTCCATGCCTCAGGGACCAGCAGGGTGGCCAGATCTTTGCAGCCTTTGAAGGGACATGCTGTTGCATCCATagcaggcactgccctggccCGGGATGCCATTATTTGGATCACCCCCTTGGAGATCTCAGTGCTAGGCTTGAAGCATGACACTTGCCTGAAAGCACTGCGGGACAGAGCAGGGAGATGGCGCTTATGGGTACTACTGCACCGCAAAAGCTGCTCCCTCTTGCAGCCCTTTTCCTGATGCTTACAGCCCCAGTTAGCTTATCTGAGCAGAGCCAGACGAAAAGAAGATGGAGGGACACAGAGGCATCACGCAGTGATGACAGTCGTAGCCACAGCAACGGGACAGTCTCTCCCTGGGGATGCCAGGGTGGCAACCGAGCCACCCGCGCAACCCTCAGGGAAGCACCACCAGGGTGGAGGAGAAGACATCACATTGCTTCCCCTGGACTTTTCCCTCCTCCATGCTCTTGCTCACCTGTTGGGGGAGCAACAGGTTTTTGCTTTTGCGACCTTTCCCagtccccccaccccccgatggcagtgcccagctcccagATCAATAATGCATGCTCCCTGAAACGGATGCCTCTCTCAATACATGGAGTCACCTTGCTCTCCCGACAGGAAACTTGAACCTCTGCCCATCAATCTTTCATTCCCTGGACATAATCTTCAAGTCGATGTGACTCCAGGTGGCTGCTTCCCTTTCACTATCCGGGGCGAAGTGTGTCCAGAATGCAGCAGGGAAACTCAGCCAAAAATCTAACCACAAAGCCAGGCGAAACTTGTCCACGTTCCAGGGATGCTTGGCCAGACAGTAGTCAAGATGCTGATAGATAGAACACAGTTACATTTGCACCACCCACAGCTGCCCTGTACAGGTAGCTCCTGCCAGGGCATCCATCCAAGAAAGTGCacaactgctgctgccactgctgctgctactaAAATTCCTCCTTTCCAGGCTATTCCAATGTAGCTCTGTCAGGCAGTGCCTGCTCAActtgcttgctgcagagagctTTGCTGCTGACAGACAAGGCTGGCCAGTTTAAGAGCTAAGAGGATTTTATTTCTcaccatggaaaaaaaaatgtccttGCAGGGAATCTTTTTTCTGGGAAAAAGCTACAGATGTCAGAAGAAaatagaaaggaggaaaaaaaaaatctgagcaaGAGAGGACATAAGTAAAGCAAAGCTTTTCTCCCAATTTTCTGGGCCATATCCTGCAGGATTTCATGCAACTCCTGGTCTGCACTGCAAATGCTGCCCAGAGGCTTTCAACTGCCTGCCTGATGCCAGCCATTTGCCTCTCCACACCTGGTTTTCCATGTGCATGTCCAGGACTCATCTTTCCTCCACCTCGGCAGATTGGAGCAGAGTCACCCAGCCCTTCCCTCACTCCGGGGTAGCCAGTGCCCACCCTGTGGGCAGCACCAGTTGCACCCACAGTGACAGCATGCCAGAGCCAAGAGCTGGTGCCAGCACACACTgtcctgctttgctgcagaagtTGTTGGTCACtgctcctcttccctgcccagAAAGGTCACTGCCAGGAGCACTGATTTGGGTGCCGATGGGGACGGAGATCAGGCACAGATGCTGGCAGCCTTTTGATGCAAGTTTTACAAGAGATTTCCTCTACCTTGGTGTTTTAGGTGCTGAACTTCAAGGGATTTGACATCTTGGGATGTCTGTTTGGTCTTGtacccacactgctgctctggtcATGCTGACATACCCCCTGCTGGGACATGGGCCACCACCCCACCTGGGTGTCAATCTCCAAGTTGGGTACTGGTCCCAGAAAAGAGCTCATAAGTGGAGACCAGCACCTCAAAACCACTCTTGTAGCAGCCCAGTGCCCTCTGTCTCCCAAGGACACCAGAGGCCATGGACCAGccatcccttctcctcctcctctgctgatgCCAAGATGCATTCCTGGCTAGGGCATTACCCCTGGTATCCCAGCCACAAAGCTGCCCCTGAatgcaggtggtcaggcacctAAGGGGCCAGCACTgcctcccagcagggcagaagagcaGGGGCTGAGAAATCTTCTTTCACCTCCAGCTTCCTTCTTGCTCAAGTATCAGGAAGCCAGCTGCTTTCGCAGCAGACCTTTGCGCACCCAGCAGCTCCTAGGTCTCTctttctgctcctcttcccCCATCTAAAGTCattcctgcctgtctgcatcaTCACTGTGCTTTCTCCTGAAGCAAATGGCTGTTACCTACCAGACACTTCTGGTGAAAGATTCAGTCCTGGGGCAAAGCAGAGGCTCAGCCACAGACAGGAACAAAAGTCCTTTCCCATCCTTACATCTTGCTACTGGCCCCAAACACCATTTTCTGGTCGAAGAAACAACATGCATTTGATTTCTTTACTTTgtagattaaaaaagaaatctcctttaatttttttcctttctaccCAGAGGTCACAAAAGAGCACCCAGAGGCAACGGAGTGAGCTCCCACTAGCATCAAAGCCCTGACTCAGCATCATGTTCTTAAGGCAGAACATTCATACGTGGCTTCTAAACTCGGGCAGTGAATGCCTGTCCCCATCTAATGCCACTCGTGGCAGAACAAAGACTGCAAAAACTGACAAGTTtaaaagcagctttccagccccaaGAAGCCCACAGCAACCCTTGATAGCTTCcaaccacctctccagcctggcagtctccatggcagctctgctttcttgcCAGGAACTTCAAGGGAACTGCCACATATACCTactaaaaaataataattagcCTCTTGCCTCTGCGTGGAAGCCTCACCCCAATTAAGCACCCCAAACCTGCAGCTcttccatcccatcccatcccagagGACCACCTGCTTCTTGCCAAAGGCCAGGTGACTCAGTATCATCACAACTGGGGTGCTGCTCCAGGGGCCCCCCTGTCACCGTGTCACCCTCTTCTCACATGGTGTCACCAGAATCTCTTACCAGCTTGCTTGCAACCACCCCtaaggcagccagcagggctgatGGTAAAGGCCCTGGGAGCAGATGACTGCCTGCAAATGGGGGGAGACCTGGGAATGGAAAATCATGAAGTGATGCATGCTTGCAACGGTAACGAGGCCCAGGAAACCAGGAAAATGAGGGaaactcctcctcctcagcacaaGGATCTCATGGTCCAGCAGAGGGGACAGAAGTAGTAGTAGTGCTGCTCCTCATCTGATACCaaatctgctctctgctgagcaAAGGACTTAATCTGATCACTGTACCTGGGTAGGGAGGACTCAGACATTACCCTCACCCCAAAGTGTGGTTCCCTTAAAGCCCAGAGCACCTCAGTTGAGCATTGCAGCTGTTGGAGAGGCAATCTGCATTAAGAGGGGaaacagctgctttgctgaagaGGGCAGACAGACTGCAGCAGAGGATGGAGGAGAGAACCCAGACAGCTTAGCCACTCAAAGATGTCTAAGATCCTGCAGGACCACCCAATGCAAGTTATCTTCATAACCACAGGGAGATCTTTCTGCTACTCTCAGCTTTGGGATTGCTGCCTGGGCAGAGTGACTGGGTCTGTCTCCACCCCgcactggctgcagctccttggggGAAGTCtgagtctcttcctctttctagcagtgctctgctgtcaggacaCATTACCTCCTACAGGCAATGACAGCAGGCAGTGACTCTCAGCACTGGGCCCAGTGGGGTATGACAAGTGGTGGGCAACAAGGTCAGTGAAGGTGACCCTGCCATCCACAGAGCAGCTTTTTGGCTTCATCATGCCAGTGCATGCCCCCACAGCCATGGGGTGCCAAGGAGGATGGCATCAGTGGTGCAGGATGGGTGCCATGGCCAGCAacaggctgctgcctcctggggcacaggcagtgcaacaggcagctgcctgcaccaaGCTCCatgggagagctctgcagagcagggttagcaCAGGAAGAGCTCAGGTGGGTGCTGGGAATCATCCCACTGACTTgaattttttttaagtaaagGGAACATTCAACTAGAGCCTAAACTTCAGGGCCTCAGCTTAAACCAGAGGCAGCAAATCTGAATCCAAACCTCCTCAGCTACCAGGCAAAGTGGGAGAAACATCTAAGCACCGTGGCTGACTGCTTCATAACTAGAGCTCCTCCAGGAACACCTGAAGGGGAAGGATGCTCTTGGCCATGCTCCCAAGGAACATGGATGCTTGTGTCAAGAAGGAACAACAGCTGCAAATTCAACACCCTTGTGGAAATGTGCTGGCTGTGAAGAAGGGATTTGTGAGAGCCATGTCCCAGCTCCTCTACCAGGGCATGCAGCAGTGCTAGAGCAGGAAGCAGGGCTTCAGGGGCAGCTGCTCTCACATCCCTGCTCCCTACTCACATATTGATTCGGTTACATAAATTATGCAGCACCTCCTGATTAATAGTGTTAATTGAGTTGGCAGGTGGGGAACAGGAGGGAACACCACGAGGGAACACAGACATGCAACAAAACCACCTATAAATGCAAAAGCCACCGTTTTAGGGTGCTGGTCGTGTTCTGTGTGGAGCAATCAGGGAAACTAGAGAGCTTGCCCACAGAAATAAGGGCCATAGTCAAAGCAGGAATTTATCCCGAGTGTCTGCAATCCCCTTGGGAAGCAGCCGAGTATCCCCCCTAAGCGGGGAGATGTGACCAGGGTGATGAGCGGCTGCAACGAAGCAGATGTGCGAGGATTACTGTGCTGCCGCAGCAGAAGTCGCTCTGAGCGGTATCGCGGCGGTCCATTAGCACCAGCCCAGACAAAGGATGCCGGAAAGCCCCTCACTGGAGCATCCCCCGAGCCAGATCCCTCCTACACCTCCTACAAGCACCCAAATGCTCTGAGCCTGGCTCAGTGTCGTCGTCGTCGCCGCCGTcgttttctccctccccccgcCCGCCCCCATCTACTTGCAGGGAAACCTGCGGCTCCTTCGGGAAGCTTCATCTTATCGCCCCCATCACTGCTACCGCGATACCGCCCGGCAGCCTGCGCGGCGAGGCCAGGATGCTCAGGGAGCGACCCTGCGAGTGCCTCCCGAGGCGGGTACAGAGGACCCAGACCGGGTGGGGTTGGCGGTGGTGGGGGTCCGATCcctgcccggcccggccccgcagcAGAAGCCATGGGACACCCTgcggggagaggaggggagacaCCAGCGGCTCGGCGGGCACCGCTTACCGTGGATGCCGGTCTGGTGAGTCATGGCTCCGCTATCCTCCGCTCCGTCCCGTTCCGCTCCGGCTCCGCCGCGTCCCGGGCAGGAAACGGCTGGGCAGCCGGCACCGCCCGCTTCCGGAGTGCGGAGCCGCCGCCCGCACCGCCCCGGGGAGGAGCAGCCACCGCGGCGCCGCGGTCGCTCGACGGCGCCCCCTGGCGGCGGCCAGCAGCGGCGCCCGAGGCCGCTCTCGCCATGTCCGCCGAGTGGCTGCGGCGTTGGCGGCGGAGCGGCCGTGCTGAGCGGCCCGGTGGTGCACAGGGGCCCGGCCCGGGACCGCCGCCCGCAGCCCTTAGCTACCGTCGGCCGAAGTTTCTGCGTGACGGTGGGGAGGAGAGCCCGAAGGGCGGCCGGACCGTGCGGAGCGCCGGGCCCGAGCGGCCCCTGCCCTGGGGCGCGGGCTACGCCGAGTGAGTGCGGGCCAGCAGCGGAGGCCTCCCCGGGAAGGGGGCTGCGGAAGACCCCTCGGGGCTGCGCGGTTGCAGGAGCTCCCAGGGATCTTATAGGGGTCTGGGCGGGAGGTAGTCCAAGTCTAGGGGGATGCCTGAGCATTGCGAGGGGCCAGGGGGCTCGAGGGGTGTGGGTGTTGCTTGGGGCGGGTGGTTTAGGGGACTCCTGGGGAGGTGCCCGGGGGTGGTCACACCCCActtcttccctgctccttgAGCCCAAGCACAGAGCTTCAGCCCTGTCCTGGAGGAGGGCTCGCAGGTAGAAACGCCTCCCCCACAGCCGCACCTACCTGCAAAGAGAGGAGCAGCTTCCTCCAGGCGCAGCAGCGGCGCCGGGACCCCCCGGCCCTGCACCCTGCCAGCCACAGAGCAAGTCACTACTGCTTGTGTCAAGTCAGGGACAGCCCGGAGAGCAGAATCAGGTTAGCTGAAGTGTCTCGTCCTCCTAATGCAGTGTGGTTCGCACGGGGCTGTCACCTGTCCCCTGCTCCGGGCCCTGATCAGACTGGGCTCTTCCCCCGGATCTCTGCGTCGGTCCCTTGCAGAGGGGATAGTTGGGGCAGAAGGTGGTTTCATCAGGCTAGCAGCACTGGGCAACTATCCCCTTGCTCCTTGCAGAGCACCTTTAAAacaaagggagagggagaatcctatttaaaaaaaatctttgggTTTGCCATTTGTTAAGGGCAGAAGGGATGGAACAGATAGAAGAGCTCCAGACAGGAGCTGCCCCCACATCCGTGACCAGACCACAGCACACCCCAAGGTCATGGGATAGTGCAGTGTGCAAGGAGAGCATCCCATCCAGGGACAGGCATTAACCAGGCTAGGATAAGCAGCCATGGTGGGTTTGCAGTTCACTGTGTCACCAAagtagcagcacagctgtgggctGCTGACAAGGGCTGCCTGAGGCCAGGGTGCTCAAAACCCATTCATTCTTCTGTGTCCCTGGATAAGCTTTTCCACACTGCACAGAAAGGACTTGTTATTTATGTTCCCAGTGAAGAGACCATTGAGCTCAAAAAGGGAGCAGGAAAggtggggctggagggaaggggcaATGTAGAGTCCTTGGCTGTGACTGCGGAGcacccagcagggctggctgggagctggcaaggTGCAGCCTGTCCACATACCTTACCTGGAGCCTTTGCACCCCTAGAGTTATCAATGCTGAGAAGTCAGAGTTCAATGAGGACCAAGCAGCCTGCTGTCAGATCTCTGTCCGGAGGAGAGAGCCAGGCCTGGAGGAAGATGATGAGTGGctgatcctgtgctccacacAGGTATAAGCCATAAGGCTACATACTCTGCTGCCAACCCTGGTCTGCACCcgtggcccaggtgcaggaaaCATGAGGCTGCCCCATCAGTCCTACATGCCCAGGCACTGAAAACCTTTACTTGGACACATTTAGGGGATCTACAAACCCTCTGGCCAGCAAACACCCAACTCCCCATATGTGCCATTTCTACTTCCATGGCCCATGGCTTGCAGCATTTAAGGTTGTCCAATCCATTTACTTGGTGCCCTTACTTTCAGGAGCTGGAGCGTGTTGTTACCAGCTGGGCACATGGGATGCTCGATGCTCTCTATTGGGAGCAGCTTTGCCTTGGATCTTGCAGCATGGCTCCATTTCCCCTAAACCACAGAGGAAGAGTTAGTGAGGGTGGTTGCTAATGCAGCCGCTCAGATGGTGGcgctggcagagcagcccccAGGTATCgtgtggctttgagctgcacaGATCAGCTCGTGGCAGGGAAGGGTAGCTGAGGTGGTAAAAGCAGGCAAGACAGTGATGTCCTGTCTGCTGagcctgccatctgtgtgacctgtcccactcttctttgctgtctgcagtttCTGACTGGGTACTACTGGGCACTGTTCGATGGCCACGGCGGCCCAGAAGCTGCCATCATTGCCTCCAACTATTTACACTACTGCATCaagcagaagctggaggaggttGTGGGGGGCATCACGGAGGGTCGTCCCCCCATGAATCTCAGCGGACGCTGCGTTTGCGACAGCGACCCCCAGTTTGTGGAGGAGAAGCACATCCACGCAGGAGACCTGGTGGTGGGAGCCCTGGAGAATGCCTTCCAGGAATGTGTGAGTACCTCACGCCAGGCACTGGACCTGCTGCCCCAGGCAGTTCCTCTGTCCCTCCCCGCTACCTGTGGTGTGCAATGTCTGCAGTTCAGCAGCTCACTGGGCAGGCAGGAACATTCAGCACTGAGAGCGCACTACGCCAGCTCCCTGGGATCTGCTTCAGATCTGTTATTGCACAGTGGCAGTGCTGAcccagagcaaagctgcagcatttCTGCTAAACTGCATCCAGGGGATGCATTCTTTAGGGCTAGGTAGTGGCTATTGTCACACCAGTACAGCATGTACAAGCTGGAGATCTCCCCATCATGCTTCTAAAGCAGTCCTTAGTTGGCCGTACCAAAGCCACATTATCTGTCACCTTGCTGGTTTCCTGTGGCCTATGCACAATCATTTTTGGTTCTGGATTTCTGCCCAGAGGTGTGAGgtagctgcagaaagcagcagcttgtctctcatcactctctaaACGTGTTTAAATAACAGGATGAAGTCATTGGCCAGGAGATGGAAGCTACAAACCAGTCAGGAGgctgcactgctctggctgcccttTATTTCCAGGGGAAGCTGTATGTGGCCAATGCTGGAGACAGCAGGTGAGCCATCATAAAGGGGCAGCATGGGTGTTTCTGGGAGATAAGCAAGGGTTCCAGCTTCTTGATTAATCCTATGGAAGATaaatgtgcagcccagacatttcattgccttcctgcctgccacagAACTTGTTGGAAGGGTGGCTACTGTCATGCCTTCTGGAATGGCTTTGGGATATCAAGCAACTACAAACCCTGCCCAGCTACAGGGCAGTCCTGCAGCAGTAAGCTCTGCCCAGTGGGTGTTTAAAAGTAGAAGGTAATTTCAAGGAGCTTGGTCTTGGTCCACCCTTCCTCCAGCAGTGAGCATTGTCAAACCAGGCAAACTCAATTCTCGGCTGCAACggagcagctgcagtggagTTGTTTAAAATACTCTGGCATTTTTAatagcagctctctgctgctggttacttacagctggggccagctggaaggctgcagtgacaaacacagctcagtcttttgccttttccccttcGTAGAGCAATTCTTGTTCTGAAGGACAGCGTTGTGCCCATGAGCAGTGAGTTCACACCTGAGACAGAGAGGCAGCGAATCCAGCACCTGGTGAGTGACTCCTGCACATCAGACTGGGTCAGAGAGGGCTTGCTGCGAGTTTTCCTCAAAAGCCACCCTGTGGCCAGGATGTCATCTGCCACCAGCCAAGACTTGGGGCAAGATTCAACTAACAGCCTTGCTGTGGGGAGATGCTCACATCCTCCTTGGAATGTGTTTTCCAGTTTTCTTCTCCGCTCTGCTGGGAGTACCAGTCCTGAGGCAGAAGCAGTTGTGGTGCCTTGCTTTGCTGAAGCAGAACCTCTGTGTACACACATCTTTGTTTCCTCCTTCAGGCTTTTTTGTTTCCCAAGCTCCTGGACAGTGAGTTCACACGCTTCGAGTTTCCacggaggctgaagggagatgaTGTGGGCCAGAAAGTCCTGTACCGTGATTACTTCATGGAGGGCTGGTGAGTCCTTTCTGCTTATAGTGATGGGCGTGCCCCATTGCTGAAAGCAGGGGGCTTGATGGTGCAAAGCTGTGCTAGATTAAGTGAAGGATGCTGTGAGCAGCCTTCCCTGTGACTGAAGGAATCCGGCCTTGGCAGGGCAAGTTAGGGCACAGCCGAGATGGTCTTTAGGATCCTGTGAGATGGGTCTGGTGCACTGAGCCCCATCCTGGTGCATTTACAAGATGGGcaagaagaggagaggggaaaaccaCCTGCATATTCAGCAAGTGGTCATCTTCATTATGTCTGCTTCAGCAAGTCACATCGCCTCTTCCTCAGTCAGCTGCTTGTGCATGGGGCACCACAGGGCTTGAATCACATGCATAATCCTGTGGCTGAGTAGCACCATCAGGTCAGACAAAACCCAAATGAATGGTGAATTCTCTGTTCTAGGGGATACAAGACAGTGGAGAAAGCTGACCTCAAGTACCCTCTTGTCCACGGTCATGGGAAGCAGGTAGCTTAATGCTTTACACATTGGGAAGGCAGAAGCAAGTCTGCTGGGGGTCCTTAGCATCCCTGTCACTCACTGTCATGCTCCAGGGCACTATGGCAGACTGGGGCTCTCCAGCACAATGCAGGTGCACAGCCCCAGTAGAGTAGCTCTCCTCACTaggcctgtgctgcctgcttggtgTAAGCCAGAactctgcacagcagcaaggctgtgccCTCCTCCAGAGTCCctcaggcagacagcagcaccagaCCAGCCTGCCCTTTTTTCATCTTCTATTTCAGATAATAATTTGTTTCATCCACTTGTATTGTCTCCTTCAGCTCTAACTACTGCCTTTCCCACAAACCTTCattgaggggaggctgagaaaaGGAGTTTGTAAAAGCAAAGAGGTGGCATGGAGAAGCAATGAGTGCACCcatccagcatctccctgctggGGTTGAGCAGAAAACTCTGTCACCCCCTCCAGCACTACAAGCCCCATGCCCCCCCTTTTGTAAGGAATCAGTGCCAGAAGAAAACACCTGGTTCCCACTTGCCCCACCAACTCAAGCCAGTTTTCTTTCTCACCACCCCAAATCAAGAGTAGGTGCCACCAGGAGCTTCTTGAAGTCTGAGCATTTATCCAATGTATGGGTAACCCCAGGGGCCACCAGACAGTCCATGAGCAGGCTGTCTCCCCGCTATCAGGCTGTTATTTTTCATGCCTCAACCTCTGAGGTCTCCAATTGAAGTCTCCAAATTACAAGTGATGCTTGGAGAAGGGTTCTAAAGGCAACACATAGGTAAGTCAGGACAAGCCTTCACATGTTTCAACACTGCTGTGCTTTGTTTGGGGCCAGGCTCGCTTGCTGGGGACTTTGGCTGTCTCTCGAGGTCTGGGGGATCATCAGCTCAAAGTCATCGACACCAACATTGAAGTCAAACCTTTCCTCTCCTGCATCCCCAAGGTCAGTTGCAGCACGTGGGAACTGCAGGATGGAATAAAGCTGCTCCTTCTCTGTAGCACCCACCTTTAACAGACCTATCACATCTTAGCCATGTCCCTTTTTGATTGCTATCTCTGTGCATGCTGCCCAGAGAATCCCCAAGACAGAGGAACCTAGAAGTATAACAGCAAGGGGGCATCAAAGATTCAAAGTGTCCTGATCCCACTTTGTCATCTCTCAGGGGATGTCATCTCCTTGACCTCTCTCATACATGGCAGGAATTGTCACTGctttgctcctgtgccttccagGTGAATGTATTTGACTTTGCTCTGCATGACGTTAAGGAAGATGATGTTCTTATCATGGCAACTGATGGCCTTTGGGATGTTCTGTGCAACAGAGATGTGGCCCTTACAGTCAGGAGCTTTCTTGCAGAAAACAGGACAGATCCTCACAGGTAACATCAGCTTTGTCATTGCTCCCATTTTCAAAGAACCTGGTCAGACTGAAAGCAGGCTGAGCTCACTCTGCTTCTTAGTCAACTGAGTCATGACCAAGCACTCTTTTCTGTGACTGGAAACTGCCTTCTCATCTTTCTCCATCCTAAAGAAACAATAATGAAGTTGCTGTCTTTAAAAAAGCTCTATTTTGACAATAATCCTATGGGAATGATGCCATCCTAACCCAAACCTTGCATTTTTTCCACTCACAGATTCTTAGAACTGGCCAAGTGCTTGGTATGCAGagcaaggggaaagaagagaggcCACCAGTGGATGCTAGATGACAGCCACGAGGCATCCTATGATGACATCTCTGTATTTGTCATCCCACtacacaagagagacaaggagtgAATGTTAGCATGACACACAGGATCTCTGCATCCCTCTGCTGTAGTGCTATGCAGCATCAGCCTGAGACCAAGGATttctgctgtgcacacacactgtCTTCCAGCAAAAGCACCTGCACTGGAACCCCAAATGCACAGCCACCACCTATGCAGAAAATCAACAAGGACATTAGCTCCTTAAGACAGGAACAGtgggcagcaaacaaattgttctCATCCTCTTTCCTTCGTGTTGGACCAAGGAGGAATTGCAAAGGGGCCGTGCAAACTGAAGGGTACTATTTGTAACACCTTGCGGTACAGCGAGACTCAAATCCATGTTTCCAGCAAGCCCTCTCCCTTTTTAATGCTGAAGAAGGTGGATCACTTGAGATCCGAGTAGTCCCAAGAGCTCACTTTTATCGAGACTTGA
This genomic interval carries:
- the PPM1M gene encoding protein phosphatase 1M, which produces MSAEWLRRWRRSGRAERPGGAQGPGPGPPPAALSYRRPKFLRDGGEESPKGGRTVRSAGPERPLPWGAGYAEVINAEKSEFNEDQAACCQISVRRREPGLEEDDEWLILCSTQFLTGYYWALFDGHGGPEAAIIASNYLHYCIKQKLEEVVGGITEGRPPMNLSGRCVCDSDPQFVEEKHIHAGDLVVGALENAFQECDEVIGQEMEATNQSGGCTALAALYFQGKLYVANAGDSRAILVLKDSVVPMSSEFTPETERQRIQHLAFLFPKLLDSEFTRFEFPRRLKGDDVGQKVLYRDYFMEGWGYKTVEKADLKYPLVHGHGKQARLLGTLAVSRGLGDHQLKVIDTNIEVKPFLSCIPKVNVFDFALHDVKEDDVLIMATDGLWDVLCNRDVALTVRSFLAENRTDPHRFLELAKCLVCRARGKKRGHQWMLDDSHEASYDDISVFVIPLHKRDKE